A region from the Muribaculum gordoncarteri genome encodes:
- the trmB gene encoding tRNA (guanosine(46)-N7)-methyltransferase TrmB: MGKNKLKKFNDMATMDCVFQYPFGVLKESGFPMKGSWRRDYFHNYNPIVLELGCGKGEYTVGLAERFPDRNFIGIDIKGARMWTGACQVRERGMKNAAFLRTNIELLPYFFAPDEVDEIWITFPDPQMKKVTKRLTGTRFLGLYRQVMKDGGMINLKSDSPFLYTYTRLMTQLNGFEVITDTDDLYHDASVGGDILGIRTFYEQQWLDRGLTIKYIAWKLDRETPLQEPDVEIEHDTYRSFSRGELQCPELCNNPEVRPKGSQSEK; the protein is encoded by the coding sequence ATGGGCAAGAACAAGCTAAAGAAATTCAACGACATGGCCACGATGGATTGCGTGTTCCAATATCCGTTTGGTGTGCTTAAAGAGTCGGGATTCCCGATGAAGGGCAGCTGGAGGCGCGACTATTTTCATAATTACAACCCAATTGTGCTTGAATTGGGTTGTGGAAAGGGTGAGTACACGGTAGGACTTGCCGAAAGGTTTCCCGACCGCAATTTCATAGGCATCGATATAAAGGGCGCCCGCATGTGGACCGGCGCCTGTCAGGTGCGTGAACGCGGAATGAAGAATGCCGCGTTTCTGCGTACCAACATTGAGTTGCTACCCTACTTTTTCGCGCCCGATGAGGTTGACGAGATATGGATTACCTTCCCTGACCCGCAGATGAAGAAGGTGACAAAGCGTCTTACCGGAACCCGCTTTCTCGGACTTTACCGGCAGGTGATGAAGGATGGGGGCATGATAAACCTTAAGAGCGACAGCCCCTTCCTTTATACCTATACGCGATTGATGACGCAGCTCAACGGTTTTGAGGTGATTACCGATACCGACGACTTGTATCATGACGCTTCGGTGGGCGGTGACATACTCGGCATACGCACTTTCTATGAGCAGCAGTGGCTCGACCGCGGACTTACCATAAAGTATATAGCGTGGAAGCTTGACCGTGAAACTCCGTTGCAGGAGCCCGATGTGGAGATAGAGCACGACACTTATCGAAGTTTCTCGCGCGGTGAGCTTCAATGTCCCGAACTGTGCAACAATCCCGAAGTGCGCCCTAAGGGGAGTCAAAGTGAAAAATAA
- a CDS encoding lysophospholipid acyltransferase family protein, with the protein MDTNNNSAVNAPIKRTVLDYNDIVEIAPQARGHEKLVNRVLHWLSVDKVNDVHDRYCDKPGPEFARNLLKDFDINLRIDGKEVLDNLPEGAFITVSNHPFGALDGISLIAMMGSIRPSFKVMVNMVLNHISAMRPNFIAVDALASDDPAKKAVSMKGIKEAIMQVRRGNPIGFFPAGAVSKINGKLRIEDREWQPSIIRLIQQLNVPVIPIYFHGHNSLWFNILGMISWQLRTLRLPAEVWRKCHTTIHVSVGDIITPEEQKQHESVEALGTFLKSKTYELRDRR; encoded by the coding sequence ATGGACACAAACAACAATTCAGCAGTCAACGCACCCATCAAGCGCACTGTTCTCGATTATAACGATATCGTGGAGATAGCTCCACAGGCCCGCGGTCACGAAAAGCTCGTGAACCGTGTGCTTCATTGGCTCTCGGTCGACAAGGTGAACGATGTACATGACCGCTATTGCGACAAGCCCGGTCCCGAATTTGCCCGCAACCTGCTAAAGGATTTCGACATAAATCTACGCATCGACGGAAAGGAAGTACTCGACAACCTGCCCGAAGGAGCTTTCATCACTGTAAGCAACCACCCGTTTGGCGCTCTCGACGGAATATCGCTCATAGCAATGATGGGTTCGATACGCCCCTCGTTTAAAGTGATGGTGAACATGGTGCTTAACCACATATCGGCAATGAGGCCCAACTTCATAGCCGTTGACGCGCTTGCGTCGGACGATCCGGCCAAGAAAGCCGTGTCGATGAAAGGCATCAAGGAAGCCATAATGCAGGTACGCCGCGGAAATCCCATCGGATTCTTCCCCGCCGGAGCCGTAAGCAAAATCAACGGCAAGCTGCGCATCGAGGACCGCGAATGGCAACCTTCGATCATACGACTCATCCAGCAACTCAACGTGCCTGTGATACCTATATATTTCCACGGCCACAACAGCCTGTGGTTCAACATTCTCGGCATGATAAGCTGGCAACTGCGCACATTGCGCCTTCCTGCCGAAGTGTGGCGCAAATGTCACACTACAATACACGTATCGGTGGGCGACATCATAACTCCCGAGGAGCAGAAACAGCATGAATCGGTGGAAGCACTCGGAACATTCCTGAAAAGTAAAACCTACGAATTACGCGACCGTCGATGA
- the panB gene encoding 3-methyl-2-oxobutanoate hydroxymethyltransferase: MSTYTEDRRKVTTHRLTEMKQRGEKIAMLTAYDYSMAKLIDEAGMDVILVGDSASNVMAGNITTLPITLDQMIYHAKSVVKGVSRALVVVDLPFGSYQGNSKEALASAVRIMKESHAEAVKMEGGSEIRESIERVLCAGIPVMGHLGLTPQSINKFGTYAVRAKEEAEANKLIEDAKMLEEIGCFALVLEKIPAALASRVAQEVSIPVIGIGAGGGTDGQVLVMHDMLGINKGFSPRFLRRYADLSTVINDAVACYIDDVKTGDFPNSSEQY; encoded by the coding sequence ATGTCAACATACACTGAAGACAGGCGCAAGGTAACCACCCACCGCCTTACCGAAATGAAGCAGCGCGGTGAAAAAATCGCAATGCTCACAGCCTACGACTACTCAATGGCCAAATTGATCGACGAGGCCGGAATGGATGTAATACTCGTAGGAGATTCAGCATCAAATGTAATGGCCGGCAACATAACGACACTGCCTATAACTCTTGACCAGATGATCTATCACGCCAAGTCGGTAGTAAAAGGAGTAAGCCGCGCACTTGTAGTAGTAGACCTTCCCTTCGGAAGCTATCAGGGCAACAGCAAGGAAGCTCTCGCATCAGCAGTACGCATCATGAAGGAGAGCCATGCCGAAGCCGTAAAGATGGAGGGAGGCTCCGAAATACGCGAATCAATAGAGCGTGTGTTATGCGCAGGTATCCCCGTAATGGGACACCTCGGACTGACACCTCAGTCAATCAACAAATTCGGCACCTACGCTGTGCGCGCCAAGGAAGAAGCCGAAGCCAACAAGCTGATCGAAGATGCCAAAATGCTTGAGGAGATCGGATGTTTCGCTCTCGTGCTCGAAAAGATTCCCGCCGCACTTGCCTCACGCGTAGCTCAGGAAGTGTCGATTCCCGTCATAGGCATCGGAGCCGGAGGCGGCACCGACGGTCAGGTTCTCGTAATGCACGACATGCTCGGAATCAACAAGGGCTTCTCTCCGCGATTCCTTCGCCGTTATGCCGACCTTTCAACCGTCATCAACGATGCGGTGGCATGCTACATCGACGATGTAAAGACCGGCGACTTCCCCAACTCATCGGAACAATACTAA
- a CDS encoding Mrp/NBP35 family ATP-binding protein, which produces METLYPRLILDALTNVRYPGNGKNIVELGMVEDDIRIDGNKVSFSLIFDKSTDPFVKSLVKAAETAINTYISPEVEIKGNIAVKFRHTAPEPRENPLPGVKNIIGVSSGKGGVGKSTVASNLAVALARLGYKVGLLDADIFGPSVPKMFGVEDEPIYMETVDGNDLIVPIEKYGVKVLSIGFLVDRNSPVLWRGAMASRALNQLITQANWGELDYFLIDMPPGTSDIHLTLVQTLAVTGVVIVSTPQEVALADARKGIAMFTDEKVNVPVLGIVENMAWFTPAAHPDERYYLFGRDGAVKLSEELKVKLLAQIPIVGTICEGGDSGSPIALNDSITGEAFLDLGRSVVEAVEERNSQLPPSAKVVTHS; this is translated from the coding sequence ATGGAAACATTATACCCTCGTCTTATTCTTGACGCGCTTACCAATGTGCGTTATCCGGGTAACGGCAAGAACATCGTCGAACTTGGAATGGTGGAGGACGACATTCGCATCGACGGTAACAAGGTGAGTTTTTCACTGATTTTCGACAAGTCGACCGATCCCTTTGTGAAGTCGCTCGTTAAGGCTGCCGAAACGGCTATCAATACCTACATCTCGCCTGAAGTTGAGATAAAGGGAAACATTGCGGTGAAATTCCGTCACACAGCTCCCGAACCGCGAGAGAATCCGCTTCCCGGTGTTAAAAACATCATAGGTGTGTCGTCGGGTAAAGGCGGAGTGGGCAAGTCGACCGTTGCGAGCAATCTGGCTGTGGCCTTGGCGCGCCTCGGCTATAAGGTGGGATTGCTTGACGCCGACATATTCGGGCCTTCGGTTCCCAAGATGTTTGGAGTCGAGGACGAGCCCATATATATGGAAACAGTCGATGGAAATGACCTCATAGTTCCAATCGAGAAGTACGGAGTGAAGGTGCTTTCAATCGGATTCCTTGTCGACCGTAACAGCCCCGTGCTTTGGCGCGGTGCAATGGCTTCGCGAGCATTGAATCAGCTCATAACTCAAGCCAACTGGGGCGAACTCGACTATTTCCTCATCGATATGCCTCCCGGAACGAGCGACATACATCTTACTCTTGTGCAGACACTTGCCGTTACGGGTGTCGTGATTGTAAGTACGCCTCAGGAAGTGGCACTTGCCGATGCACGTAAGGGTATCGCCATGTTTACCGATGAAAAGGTCAATGTGCCGGTGCTTGGAATCGTGGAAAACATGGCATGGTTCACTCCTGCCGCTCACCCCGACGAGCGTTACTATCTCTTTGGCCGCGATGGAGCTGTCAAGCTTTCCGAAGAGCTTAAGGTGAAGCTTCTCGCGCAGATACCTATTGTTGGTACAATATGTGAAGGTGGTGACAGCGGTTCGCCCATCGCATTGAACGACAGCATAACCGGTGAGGCGTTCCTCGACCTCGGGCGTTCGGTTGTTGAAGCGGTTGAAGAGCGTAACTCCCAGCTGCCTCCGTCGGCAAAGGTTGTGACTCACTCTTAA
- a CDS encoding XRE family transcriptional regulator has translation METSQTQGGIIGRIRHLMYLNHLSQAGLAKLIGIDASNVSKYLSGRLPVSDALINRIIVNLNVSKSWLKDGMGLPYEKTSPAHDNDADDVERPVSQSQEGMPVYNIDVAAGTTVLSRELTRENIIGCINLPNLNRDWCVVKVSGESMQPVIRNGGYLAIDRESDPSSILWGQIYVVVTDDFRVVKYVRKHPDDPEKVILRSRNENFDDIELQRSEIVALYPVKCIINLEMCI, from the coding sequence ATGGAAACATCACAGACTCAAGGCGGAATAATAGGGCGTATACGTCACCTGATGTATCTCAACCATCTTTCCCAGGCCGGGCTTGCCAAGCTTATCGGTATCGACGCATCCAATGTGTCAAAATATTTGAGCGGAAGGCTTCCGGTGAGTGACGCATTGATCAACAGGATAATCGTAAATCTCAACGTGTCGAAGTCGTGGCTTAAGGATGGTATGGGGTTGCCTTATGAAAAGACGTCGCCGGCTCACGATAACGATGCCGATGATGTCGAGCGACCTGTGAGTCAATCACAGGAGGGAATGCCGGTCTATAATATCGATGTGGCAGCGGGAACTACGGTTCTAAGCCGTGAGCTGACTCGCGAAAACATTATAGGATGCATCAATCTGCCCAACTTGAACCGTGACTGGTGTGTGGTTAAGGTGTCGGGCGAGTCGATGCAGCCTGTCATACGCAATGGCGGTTACCTTGCAATCGATCGCGAGAGCGACCCTTCATCGATATTGTGGGGACAGATATATGTAGTGGTTACCGATGATTTTCGTGTAGTGAAATATGTGCGCAAGCATCCCGACGATCCCGAAAAGGTGATATTGCGCAGTCGCAATGAGAACTTTGACGACATCGAGTTGCAGCGGAGCGAAATAGTGGCCCTGTATCCGGTGAAGTGCATTATAAATCTTGAAATGTGTATATGA